The Daucus carota subsp. sativus chromosome 9, DH1 v3.0, whole genome shotgun sequence genome window below encodes:
- the LOC108201732 gene encoding disease resistance protein RUN1-like, whose protein sequence is MASQSSPTPVSSSALNSALTWDVFLSYRGPETGPKFTAHLYAALDRHRIKTYKDDYKLRQGEVIPEALRKAIKASKIYIVVFSEDYASSPWCLDELVDIVSFHEKEERLIIPVFYHIDPSIVRHVGYYKNEEQRVKSWLDALNAAANVSGNHICEKNREEPDVIEKIVAEILPRTKPKSFNEETVGLDGSIKSIEELLNSGATKIGIYGIGGVGKTTLAKAVFDKIHLGFKGSCFLADVMENSRTNEGKKCLQQQLLNDVLVQNEKDVNDVADGKKLIETRLKDLKILVVIDDLNHSDPLKFLGVKSFAHGSVVIITTRQKDILKYFEVKPEHQHMVNKLDPIESLKLFQQHAFGFRSEPDDTLMELSNDIFDDGLPFQFDSDTLKKLSNDILSLADGLPLALQIYGSVVRTKYEADEWIEYIEDLKETPNEEIQDRLVISYDAIDGTQLKKMFLDIACFFIGWQIERVFEILETYYPRVYVKINNLKGRCLLTIDDKNVLHMHDLLREMGRKVAQNKSPGNPAKHSRLWRDRDIERVLTECVEMEALEGIYDDRVCHKGIQLTTETFKKMKNIRFLHLSGSKNPTVSFDKTIKDLRWLSWELCPLRHFPHDFKPTNLGILELTHNMLITMKLPMVFQKLKILNMKYSYYLETTPDFNMLPSLVDLNFANCKNLKQIHRSIGSLAGLVSLDLGSCSKLASLPETIGNLKALKHLFLWDCTSLEKLPEELVNIESLENLYIRNAGLKNLPHSIHLLRNLVELKASRNSELITLPDNICKLRSLKVLDVSECNNLKALPEDLGDITSLRVLRMRETSVSDLPGSIGNLGNLVELILNTNPNLEILPDAICNLRSLEILTLRFCEKLQELPGQMRKITSLRELDLCGTTMLKLESNQIPISLKTLDLSCNDFTALPLGISQLTNLERLEVDGCTQLLSIEELPPNLKRLGAYGWPSMTLKQLEILKLTSFSGLEVIQNLY, encoded by the exons ATGGCTTCACAAAGTTCTCCAACTCCAGTATCCTCTTCTGCTCTGAATTCAGCTCTTACTTGGGACGTTTTCTTGAGCTACCGCGGTCCTGAAACCGGGCCAAAATTTACGGCTCATTTATACGCTGCACTAGATCGTCACCGAATTAAAACATATAAGGATGATTATAAGCTACGCCAGGGAGAAGTTATCCCAGAGGCATTGAGAAAAGCAATAAAAGCATCCAAGATTTACATTGTTGTCTTCTCCGAAGATTATGCTTCTTCTCCCTGGTGCCTGGACGAGCTGGTAGATATTGTCAGTTTTCATGAAAAAGAGGAGAGGTTGATTATTCCTGTGTTTTACCATATTGATCCATCTATTGTGCGACATGTTG GGTATTacaagaatgaagagcagagaGTGAAAAGCTGGCTCGATGCACTGAATGCAGCAGCTAACGTTTCAGGAAATCATATATGCGAAAAAAACAG AGAGGAACCTGATGTTATCGAAAAAATTGTTGCTGAAATATTACCAAGGACAAAACCCAAGAGTTTTAATGAGGAAACTGTAGGCTTGGATGGTAGTATTAAGAGCATAGAAGAATTGTTGAACAGTGGTGCCACTAAAATTGGTATATATGGTATTGGTGGAGTTGGCAAAACAACTCTTGCCAAAGCTGTGTTTGATAAAATACACCTAGGTTTCAAAGGCAGTTGCTTCCTGGCGGATGTAATGGAAAATTCAAGGACAAATGAAGGCAAGAAGTGTTTACAGCAGCAACTTCTTAATGATGTTCTTGTTCAAAATGAAAAGGATGTTAATGATGTTGCCGATGGAAAAAAGTTAATAGAAACTAGATTAAAAGACCTAAAGATTCTAGTTGTTATCGATGATTTAAACCACTCTGATCCGCTTAAATTTTTGGGAGTAAAGTCGTTTGCTCATGGGAGTGTTGTCATCATAACTACAAGGCAGAAAGATATACTGAAATATTTTGAGGTAAAACCTGAACATCAACACATGGTAAATAAGTTGGATCCAATTGAGTCGCTCAAACTTTTTCAACAACATGCATTTGGATTTCGTTCTGAGCCAGACGACACTCTTATGGAATTGTCTAACGACATTTTCGATGATGGTCTTCCATTTCAATTTGATTCTGACACTCTAAAGAAATTGTCCAACGACATCCTGTCACTAGCTGACGGGCTTCCATTGGCTCTGCAGATTTATGGCTCGGTTGTGCGTACAAAATACGAGGCTGACGAGTGGATAGAATACATTGAAGATCTGAAAGAAACTCCCAATGAAGAAATTCAGGATAGACTTGTAATTAGCTATGATGCTATTGATGGCactcagttgaagaaaatgttcCTTGACATTGCTTGTTTTTTCATTGGGTGGCAGATAGAAAGGGTCTTTGAAATATTGGAGACTTATTATCCCAGGGTATATGTGAAAATCAACAATTTGAAAGGAAGATGTTTACTAACAATTGATGATAAAAATGTGTTGCATATGCATGATCTTCTTAGGGAGATGGGAAGGAAAGTTGCACAGAACAAGTCTCCAGGTAATCCAGCAAAACATAGCAGGCTCTGGCGGGATAGAGATATAGAGCGCGTGTTGACCGAG TGTGTAGAAATGGAGGCACTTGAAGGTATTTATGATGATCGGGTTTGCCACAAAGGAATCCAACTAACAACGGAAACattcaaaaagatgaaaaatATAAGATTTCTTCATCTATCTGGTTCCAAAAATCCAACCGTCAGCTTTGACAAGACAATTAAAGATCTAAGGTGGCTATCTTGGGAGCTGTGTCCTTTACGACATTTTCCGCATGATTTCAAACCCACAAATCTTGGAATACTTGAACTGACACACAACATGTTGATAACTATGAAGCTCCCTATG GTTTTCCAGAAGTTAAAGATTCTGAATATGAAATATTCTTACTATTTAGAGACGACTCCAGATTTCAACATGTTGCCATCTTTGGTAGATTTAAATTTTGCAAATTGCAAAAACTTGAAGCAGATACACAGATCAATTGGAAGTTTGGCAGGGCTTGTTTCCCTAGATTTAGGGAGTTGCTCGAAGCTAGCAAGTCTTCCCGAAACTATTGGCAACCTGAAAGCACTGAAGCATCTTTTTCTTTGGGACTGTACAAGTTTGGAAAAATTGCCTGAAGAATTGGTGAACATTGAATCCTTGGAAAACCTCTACATACGTAATGCAGGTCTTAAAAACTTACCACATTCGATCCATTTGCTCCGTAACCTTGTTGAGTTGAAGGCATCACGTAACTCAGAACTTATAACTCTTCCGGACAACATTTGCAAGCTAAGATCATTGAAAGTTCTGGATGTTTCTGAATGCAACAATCTGAAAGCATTGCCTGAAGATTTGGGTGATATTACATCCCTGAGAGTGCTACGTATGAGGGAAACAAGTGTTTCTGATTTACCGGGTTCGATAGGAAATCTTGGTAACCTTGTTGAACTGATATTAAATACAAACCCCAACCTCGAAATTCTTCCAGACGCAATATGCAATCTGAGATCACTGGAAATCTTGACTCTTCGCTTttgtgaaaagcttcaagaactgCCAGGTCAGATGCGGAAGATTACAAGCTTAAGAGAGCTAGATTTATGCGGTACTACAatgttaaaattggaatcaaaccAAATTCCAATATCATTAAAGACGCTGGATCTTTCTTGTAATGATTTCACCGCGCTGCCACTCGGTATCAGTCAGCTAACAAACCTGGAACGTCTTGAGGTTGACGGATGTACGCAACTCTTGTCCATTGAAGAACTTCCTCCTAATCTGAAAAGGCTAGGTGCATATGGTTGGCCATCTATGACTCTTAAACAATTGGAGATACTGAAGCTTACAAGTTTTAGTGGTCTAGAAgtgattcaaaatttatattaa
- the LOC108201733 gene encoding disease resistance protein RPV1-like, with the protein KNGFTKFSDSTILFSSYLGVFLSYRGPDTGPNFTAHLYAALDRHRIKTYKDDYKLRQGEVITEALKKAIKASKIYIVVFSKDYASSPWCLDELVDIVSFHEKEERLIIPVFYHIDPSVVRHVGIEKEEKESSIYDKALQRHAKGYYKNEELRVKSWLYALKVAANISGNHICEKNREEPDVIEIIVAEISPRINPKSFDEKTVGLELRIESIVAMLSSGRSTGVTKIGIHGMGGVGKTTLARAVFDKIYFDFKGSCFLANVTANSGTDEGMKSLQQQLLNDVLFQNEKDVKDVASGIKLIETKLADQKILVVIDDLNHSDQLESFGVKSFGHGSVVIITTREEDMLKYFEVKTEHRYMVDKLGCEESLILFQQHAFRFGSNPDGALMKLSKDITLLADGLPLALKVFGSLLHTKYEVEEWEEFIERLKETPNREIEDSLLISFQAINGDLQKMFLDIACFFIGWGIEKVFQILETYYSYVKVKINNLKGKCLLTIDDKNVLHMHDLLRDMGMQVARNNSPGNPEKYSRLWLSRDIDRVLTEENKVFQKLKILNMEYSSDLMTTPDFNMFPSLVDLNFAYCRSLKKIHRSIGRLAGLVSLNLGGCWMLASLPKTIGNLKALKHLNLFGSASLGKLPENLPESLENLNIGMSGLKSLPHSIHLLGNLIELDVPYNSELITLPDNICKLRSLQYLIVSACKNLKALPEDLGDITSLRVLRMKETSVSDLPGSIGNLSNLVELILGRNPNLETLADTICNLRSLEILTIGSCEKLKELPGQMWKITSLRELCIRNTTMLKVEANQIPISLKKLDLSYKAFTTLPLGISRLTNLECLQVEGCSQLLSIEELPPNLKRLYASGCPSMTLEQLELLKLKTFSGLEVIV; encoded by the exons AAAAATGGCTTCACGAAGTTCTCCGACTCTACTATCCTCTTCAGCTCTTACTTGGGCGTTTTCTTGAGCTACCGCGGTCCTGATACCGGGCCAAATTTTACCGCTCATTTATACGCAGCACTAGATCGTCACAGAATCAAAACATATAAGGATGATTATAAGCTACGCCAGGGAGAAGTTATCACAGAGGCATTGAAAAAAGCAATAAAAGCATCCAAGATTTACATTGTTGTCTTCTCCAAAGATTATGCTTCTTCTCCCTGGTGCCTGGACGAGCTGGTAGATATTGTCAGTTTTCACGAAAAAGAGGAGAGGTTGATTATTCCTGTGTTTTACCATATTGATCCATCTGTTGTGCGACACGTTGGtatagaaaaagaagaaaaagaaagtagtatatatgataaagcTCTTCAACGTCATGCTAAAGGGTATTACAAGAATGAAGAGCTGAGAGTGAAAAGCTGGCTCTATGCACTGAAAGTAGCAGCAAACATATCAGGAAATCATATATGCGAAAAAAACAG AGAGGAACCTGATGTTATAGAAATAATTGTTGCTGAAATTTCACCGAGGATAAATCCCAAGAGTTTTGATGAGAAAACTGTGGGCTTAGAGCTTCGTATTGAGAGCATAGTAGCAATGTTGAGCAGCGGACGCTCAACAGGTGTCACTAAAATTGGTATACATGGTATGGGTGGAGTTGGGAAAACAACTCTTGCCCGAGCTGTGTTTGACAAAATATATTTCGACTTCAAAGGCAGTTGCTTCCTAGCCAACGTAACGGCAAATTCAGGCACAGATGAAGGAATGAAATCTTTACAGCAGCAACTTCTTAATGAtgttctttttcaaaatgaaaaggATGTTAAAGATGTTGCCAGCGGAATAAAGTTgatagaaactaaattagcaGACCAAAAAATTCTGGTTGTTATCGATGATTTAAACCACTCTGATCAGCTTGAATCATTTGGAGTAAAGTCGTTTGGTCATGGGAGTGTTGTCATCATAACTACAAGGGAGGAAGATATGCTGAAATATTTTGAGGTAAAAACTGAACATCGATACATGGTAGATAAGTTGGGCTGTGAAGAGTCGCTCATACTTTTTCAACAACATGCATTTCGATTTGGTTCTAATCCAGATGGCGCTTTGATGAAATTGTCTAAAGACATTACGTTATTAGCTGATGGGCTTCCATTGGCTCTGAAGGTTTTTGGCTCGCTTTTGCATACGAAGTACGAGGTTGAAGaatgggaagaattcattgaaAGATTGAAAGAAACTCCTAACAGAGAAATTGAGGACAGCCTTCTAATTAGCTTTCAAGCTATAAATGGTGATCTTCAGAAAATGTTTCTTGACATTGCTTGTTTTTTCATTGGGTGGGGCATAGAAAAGGTGTTTCAAATATTGGAGACTTACTATTCCTATGTAAAGGTGAAGATCAACAATTTGAAGGGAAAATGTTTACTAACAATCGATGATAAAAATGTGTTGCATATGCATGATCTTCTTCGGGATATGGGAATGCAAGTTGCACGTAACAACTCTCCGGGTAATCCTGAAAAGTATAGCAGGCTTTGGCTGTCTAGAGATATAGATCGTGTGTTGACAGAGGAGAACAAG GTTTTCCAGAAGTTAAAGATTCTGAATATGGAATATTCTTCAGATTTAATGACGACTCCAGATTTCAACATGTTCCCATCTTTGGTAGATTTAAATTTTGCATATTGCAGAAGCTTGAAGAAGATACACAGATCAATTGGAAGGTTGGCAGGGCTTGTTTCCCTAAATTTAGGGGGTTGTTGGATGCTAGCAAGTCTTCCCAAAACTATAGGCAACTTGAAAGCACTGAAGCATCTTAATCTTTTTGGGTCTGCAAGTTTGGGAAAATTGCCTGAAAATCTGCCTGAATCCTTAGAAAACCTCAACATAGGTATGTCAGGTCTTAAAAGCTTACCACATTCAATCCATTTGCTCGGTAACCTTATTGAGTTGGATGTACCATATAACTCGGAACTTATAACTCTTCCGGACAACATTTGCAAGCTAAGATCATTGCAATATCTGATTGTTTCTGCATGCAAAAATCTGAAAGCATTGCCCGAAGATTTGGGTGATATTACATCCCTAAGAGTGCTACGTATGAAGGAAACAAGTGTTTCTGATTTACCGGGTTCGATAGGAAATCTTAGTAACCTTGTTGAACTGATATTAGGTAGGAACCCCAACCTCGAAACTCTTGCAGACACAATATGCAATCTGAGATCACTGGAAATCTTAACTATTGGCAGTTGTGAAAAGCTTAAAGAATTGCCAGGTCAGATGTGGAAGATTACAAGCTTAAGAGAGTTATGTATAAGAAATACTACAATGTTGAAAGTGGAGGCAAACCAAATTCCAATATCATTAAAGAAGCTGGATCTTTCTTATAAAGCTTTCACCACGCTGCCACTCGGTATCAGTCGGCTAACGAACCTGGAATGTCTTCAGGTTGAAGGATGTAGTCAACTCTTGTCcattgaagagcttcctcctaATCTGAAAAGGCTATATGCAAGTGGTTGTCCATCTATGACTCTTGAACAATTGGAGCTACTGAAGCTTAAAACTTTTAGTGGTCTAGAAGTGATTGTTTAG
- the LOC108201731 gene encoding TMV resistance protein N-like, with product MIISYGWEMISQMHLREAIEQSKIYIVVFSKNYASSPWCLNELVDIVRFKKTEHRLILPVFYKIDPSVVRHVTNGLKKAFEVHQEGYYKDQMQQVDNWRAALKEATNVSGEHVCERNR from the coding sequence ATGATTATAAGCTACGGATGGGAGATGATATCTCAGATGCATTTGAGAGAGGCTATAGAACAATCCAAGATTTACATTGTCGTCTTCTCCAAAAATTATGCTTCTTCTCCCTGGTGCCTTAATGAGCTGGTAGATATCGTCAGATTCAAAAAAACAGAACACAGGTTGATTCTTCCTGTGTTCTACAAAATTGATCCATCTGTTGTGCGTCATGTAACCAATGGTTTAAAAAAAGCTTTTGAAGTTCATCAAGAAGGGTACTACAAGGATCAAATGCAGCAAGTGGACAACTGGCGTGCTGCACTGAAAGAAGCCACTAATGTTTCCGGAGAGCATGTTTGTGAAAGGAACAGGTAA